In Zonotrichia leucophrys gambelii isolate GWCS_2022_RI chromosome 8, RI_Zleu_2.0, whole genome shotgun sequence, one genomic interval encodes:
- the IER5 gene encoding immediate early response gene 5 protein, whose amino-acid sequence MEFKLEAHRIVSISLGKIYSARGQRGGLKLHKNLLVSLVLRSARQVYLSEPGCPPEPPPAAAAGHPEEEQPPPRTAAWAAEEPPPPPPPPQDEAGRDCQGPRPRRCCCGENRGGCAGAPPPPHCPRKRSAGEHGQAGSPVKKPRREEEEPPPLPPPPPPSPPGEQEDMETGNVASLISIFGSSFSGLLSKEPKGRRRPPLDGGEAAAGTAPAEAAAEPGQICCDEPVLRTLNPWSTAIVAF is encoded by the coding sequence ATGGAGTTCAAGCTGGAGGCGCACCGCATCGTCAGCATCTCGCTGGGCAAGATCTACAGCGCGCGGGGCCAGCGCGGCGGCCTGAAGCTGCACAAGAACCTCCTGGTGTCGCTGGTGCTGCGCAGCGCCCGCCAGGTCTACCTGAGCGAGCCGGGCTGCCCGCCCgagccgccccccgccgccgccgccggccaCCCCGAGGAGGAGCAGCCGCCGCCCCGCACCGCCGCCTGGGCCGCCGAggagccgccgccaccgccgccgcccccgcagGACGAGGCGGGCAGGGACTGCCAGGGCCCCCGGCCGCGGCGCTGTTGCTGCGGCGAGAACCGCGGGGGCTGCGCCGGGGCCCCCCCGCCGCCGCACTGCCCCCGCAAGCGGAGCGCCGGCGAGCACGGCCAGGCGGGCTCCCCGGTGAAGAAGCCCCGCCGCGAGGAAgaggagccgccgccgctgccgccgccaccgccgccctCGCCGCCGGGCGAGCAGGAGGACATGGAGACGGGCAACGTGGCCAGCCTCATCAGCATCTTCGGCTCCAGCTTCTCGGGACTGCTCAGCAAGGAGCCCAAGGGCCGGCGGCGACCGCCTCTGGACGGcggcgaggcggcggcgggcacGGCGCCCGCCGAGGCGGCGGCCGAGCCGGGACAGATCTGCTGCGACGAGCCGGTGCTGCGGACCCTCAACCCCTGGAGCACGGCCATCGTGGCCTTCTGA